The Chamaesiphon minutus PCC 6605 DNA window ACGACGAACGCTTCCGCAAAACCTACTGGGAACACATCCCCCCCAAAGATGGTAAATACATGTATTTTGCAGGCGACGGCGCGCGTCAAGATGCCGATGGTTACTTCTGGGTCATGGGACGCATCGACGATGTGCTCAACGTCTCTGGGCACCGTCTGGGCACGATGGAAGTCGAATCCGCCCTCGTCTCTCACCCCTCCGTCGCCGAAGCAGCCGTTGTCGGCAAACCGGATGAGATTAAAGGTGAAGAAATCGTCGCATTCGTAACTTTAAATAGTAATTATGCTGGCGATGACAACTTAATTAAAGAGTTAAAAAAACACGTCGGTAATGAAATCGGCGCGATCGCCCGTCCTGGTGAAATCCGCTTTACCGACGCGCTCCCCAAGACTCGATCGGGTAAAATTATGCGCCGACTATTACGCGATTTAGCCGCAGGGAAAGAGGTGTCTGGCGATACTTCGACACTAGAAGATCGCAGTGTATTGGATAAATTGCGAGGAAATGATTAGGTAAATTAAAAAGTTAAAAGTTGCGGCTCGCGCTCTGGAGATTTCCTCCAGAGCGACTTGGAAACCAAATCGATCGAATCACCACGATTGCAAATCGAATCGCGATCGACATTTGCTAGTGGGGTTGGGCGGGTTCGTTCACAATTTTTGGAATTTGGCGATGATTATTTGCATAAACCCGCCCTCCCCACCGATAACCGTTGGCATAGTCTACCGTAGGTAATCGATCGCCACCATCTATGAATTATATAGATCGAATCAAATATCACCATCTATAAATCCTATAATCGATCGAACATTATCATCTACGCACGATCGAATCGCGTTGGCGTAGCCGCGCTCGAAGCAGGTAATCGTTCAAATATCTCCGTCCCAAATCTGATACAGTGAAACAGGAAATCAACCTGTAGCTAAATTTACCTGTCAATGGCTAAATTACCAGATCCAGTTATCTCGAATATTTTTATTATCCAACGCAGAATAATTGAATGCCTTGATTCTACTACTGCGACAGAATTTCGATTATTTGAGCGGATGGGTGAAACAGCCGAAACGTTGCCAGAACTTGAAGAACTTCAGAATATTAAGGAGAAACTACGATCGAAATACTCTAGGCTTTATAATCTGCTATTAAGAATCGCGGAGTCTCAGCCCATTGCATCTAAGGATATGTTAGTTTTGTTGTATCGGTCGATAGAGTCAACCGAAGCTTCGCTAAATGCCAGCATTGCCAGTCTGCAAGAGATTCAACGTAATTGGAATTAGTTATGAACGACCAATTTAGAATTCCCGATCCTGAAACTAGAGCAAAATCGATCGCTAGTCTCAAAGCAGCTAGTCGGTTATTGGATTTATCTAATTTACAGTTAGATGAAGCGATCGCATTTGTCGAAAAAGATTTACGCGAACAACAACGAGCTAGATTACTATATAAATCTAACTCAATCCCTACAAACAAAATGGATAGCTAGTTTCGATCGATCGACCATAAATAAGGATGATTACTTGCATAAACCCGCCCCTACAGATCCTAGAAAATACGATCGATCTAATCATGTATAATTCTGGATTAGATTTAATTGCTATGTACGATGAAATACAATCCTGATTTCCATCATCGGCAATCGATCCGACTCAACGGATATGATTATTTGAGATCTGGTGCCTATTTTATTACCATCTGCACCGATGAAAGAGAATATCTATTTGGCGATATCGTCAACGAAGAGATCGAATTAAACACATTAGGCGATATTGCTCGATCTCATTGGCAGCAATTATCGCAGCATCATCCAAATATCATTATGGATGAATCGATCGTGATGCCCAATCATTTACATGGCATTATTGTTTTAGAATCATCGACGGGGAGCACAAAATCGATTTCCGAAATTATTCGAGGTTTCAAAACATTTTCAGCCAAAGCAATTAATAAAGAACGCGGTTTGCGCGGCGTTTCTGTCTGGCAAAGAAATTATTACGATCGCATTATCAGAAATGAATTAGAACTCGATCGTGTCAGACAATATATTATCAACAATCCCCGCAATTGGGACACAGATAAAAATAATCAAACCCAATCCGTCATTCACACAGATCTGTAGGGGCGGGTTTATGGGATAACTTACGGAAAATTCTATAAATCTCGAACGAACCCGCCCTCCCCACCAGTAACCGATCGCATGTCATCATCCACGAATTTAATCGATCGATCGTCACCACCGCATCCCTACAATCGATCGCATATCATCATCCACGATCTCGATTGGGCAAAGCCCACGCTTCGCGAACGAATCATAATCGATATTGGCTGGTGAGGTTGGGCGGGTTCGTTCAATATTTCTGGAGTTTGGCGATGTTTATTAGCATAAACCCGCCCCTACAGATCTGATAAAATACGATCGAATCCTCAATTTTCACCCACATATTCGCCTGTACGGGTTCGTAGGGGCGGGTTTATGCGATCGATTCCGCATAATTCTAAAATCTAAATCAAACCCGCCCTTGCCCACCAATAACCGATCGAACATCACCACTCCAAATCCCCACAATCGATCGAACATCATCATCTACGCACGATCTTCATCAATCATCTTCAACCCATATTTGTAAACCTCTAGTTAACCGATTATTTAGATATTCTGTAATGACATTTATACACCTCTTAAAATCTTCTACACAAGATAATTTTTGTTCATCTGTATCCCCATAAGCCTCTAGATATAAATCTGTAATTGTTAACAGAGAAAGTTCTTCTAAAAATAATTTGATGTTTTCAGTTGTTGATGGGATATTTTCATCTAAATCTATTCCACAATAGCTATTGATTGTTAAGGTAGATGCCATTTCCCCAGTGCCATCATTTTCTCGCAAATAACGTTTCATGATGCCGCAACAAATCGGATCGATATAGATATCACTGATATGGAGCGCATCAATCCATTTACCATCGGCAGATCTGGCATGAAATATCATCCCCCAATAATCTGCATAGTCACCATGTGCAAACTGTTTATCTATACTTTCTGTGCCAGGGAATCTCATCTTTATATTTTAGATATTCACTATGTGGATTAGATATATCAATATTCATGCTAACATTACACACAAAAAATGCACGAGCCAGAATTACCTTCCAACTCGTG harbors:
- a CDS encoding transposase, whose product is MKYNPDFHHRQSIRLNGYDYLRSGAYFITICTDEREYLFGDIVNEEIELNTLGDIARSHWQQLSQHHPNIIMDESIVMPNHLHGIIVLESSTGSTKSISEIIRGFKTFSAKAINKERGLRGVSVWQRNYYDRIIRNELELDRVRQYIINNPRNWDTDKNNQTQSVIHTDL